Genomic window (Marinobacter fonticola):
CCTACGAAGAGGCCTGCAAGCTACTGGGTGCGAGCCGCAACGATTCCTTCGAAGAGCTCAAGCGCGCTTACCGCCGGCGCGTCTCCGAGTCTCACCCGGACAAACTGGGCAGTGGGCTTTCAGATAAGGAATATGCCCTGGCCAAAGAGCGCATGCATCGCTATCAACTGGCCTGGGAGCTGATCAAACGTCGCGAAAAGGTGCGCTCGACCTAGTGCACTAGCGTACCGTCAAGCAGCGAACTACTCGAGCAAAGCGCCTCTTTTGAGGACTCAGCGGCGACTACGGGGATACGAAGCGGCGCTGTAGCCAAGCGCTGATCCGGCTGGCCACCTGTCGCGCATCTTGCGCCGTTGGCCGAGCCTGCATGGCAATCTGCTGTTGCGCGTAACCCCGGAAGCCGGAACGACGCACCGCTGACCGATGCTCGTTTGCGGCCCGGTCCGGGGTACGGCTGGAGCGCAGGTCGAGCACCTGAAGCTCAGCCGCCTGTGCCCCGGCGAGCGCGTCCAGGTCCGCTGCTTCGACGGTCGGCGCCACCCAAATCAGTGCCTGGGGCTCGTTCGCACCCGCGCCACTGCCGTTCAGCGACGAGCTAGCCACCGGCGCAGCCCCGTGACCGATACCTGCCAGCGCCACCCGCTGATAACCCTGCGCCCGCAAGTGAGCTATTGCCGCACCGATTTGAGCATCGAGCTTGTCGCGGTAATCCTGGCGCAGTTGGTCCAGATCGGCCTTGTCGATAACATCGATGACCGACCCGGCATCCCCCGCCGTTTCAGCCGAGCCGGTCGCGTTACCCTCTCCCTGCTCAGGCGATTGAACGGCCTCGCCGGCGTCCTTGGGCGCCGCCGGTGGCTGATTTCTCGCTCTGACCAGCGGATAGGGCGGTGGCTCCAGTCCCAGTGTCATCGCTGCCCAGCCGGCTGAAGCGAGCGGGCGACGCAACGCACCGGCAAGCGCGGCATCGGCCGTTTGCCCCTCGTCGGCAAGTATCAGTATCGCGCCTTTGGCCGGCGACTCTATCTCTCGCTCCAGCAATCCGAGCACACGATCATCGCCACCAACATCAAGCCAGACCGCCTGTCCCGGAAACTGTGCCGCCAGAGATTCACTGTGCAGCTGCGTGGAAATAAACGGGCGTGACGGAGACGCCGTCGCGGGCGCCTCTTTAGCCACATCGCCCGCGTTGCCTTCAGTCTCGGCCTGTTCGGTCGTTTGCGCCGCCACACTGGCAGTACCCAGCGCTCCCAAAACAATCGACAACAGGCGCCAACGCCTCTTGATCTGCTGCACAACCAACCCTCTTACATTACCTATCAAACTGTTAGACTACTGCTCGACCAGCCCCCGCGTCCAAGCAGCAAACCCGTTCGGGGATACGCCAGACTATGCCATGAGAGAGATTCGACATGCTTCCCGATCTTATCGCCCCCTCGATCCTGTCCGCCGATTTTGCCCGACTGGGCGAGGAAGTCGATAACGTCCTGGCCGCCGGTGCCGATGTCGTTCATTTCGACGTTATGGACAACCACTACGTCCCCAACCTGACCATTGGCCCGATGGTATGCGAAGCCCTGCGCAAGCACGGCGTTACCGCGCCCATCGACGTTCATCTGATGGTCACACCGGTGGACGACCTGATCCGCATGTTTATCGACGCCGGCGCCACCTACATTACGTTTCACCCGGAAGCCTCCGCGCACGTCGACCGTTCCTTGCAACTGATCAAGAACGGTGGCTGCCAGGCCGGCCTGGTGTTCAACCCGGCTACGCCCCTGCATCACCTGGATTACGTGATGGACCGGATCGACATGATCCTGCTGATGTCGGTCAACCCCGGCTTCGGCGGCCAGTCATTCATTCCCGGCACCCTAGACAAGCTACGTGAAGCCCGACAGCGCATCGACGCCAGCAAGCGCGACATCCGCCTGGAGATCGATGGTGGCGTGAAAGTCGACAACATCCGCGAAATTGCCGCCGCGGGCGCCGATACCTTCGTGGCCGGGTCGGCTATCTTCAACACCGAAAACTACACCGCCACCATTGCCGCCATGCGCGAGCAGTTGGCCTTGGGCCGCTCCGTATGAGACACCTTTTCAACGGCCAATGGCCCGACACCGCCCTGTTCGACCTGGATGGCACGCTGGTCGATAGCGCGCCGGACCTGGCGACCGCTATCGATGCCATGCTGGAAGCGACCGGCCGGCAGCCGGTTGGCGCTGACAGAGTACGCGGATGGGTGGGCAATGGCGCCCAGGTTCTGGTTAAACGGGCCCTGGCCGGGCAGTTCGATTACCAAACCGGCACACCGTTCAGCGACGACGATTTCCAGCATGCCCTCACGCTGTTCTTCGACACCTATAGCGACATGAACGGCCGACTGAGCTCGGTTTACGCTGGCGTTGAGCCCTTTCTTAAAGCCTTGGTGGCGGAAAATGTCAGGCTTGGCGTGGTGACCAATAAGCCCACCGCATTCACCGGACCGCTGTTGGAAAAGATGGACCTTCACCATTGGTTTAAAGTATCGGTCTGCGGCGATACCCTGCCGGTCAAGAAACCCGACCCGGAACAGATCTACCACGCCGTGGAAGCATTAGGCGGCGATATGGCTCGAACGCTGATGGTAGGCGACTCGATCAACGACATTCAGGCGGCCCAGCGAGCCGGCGTACCGGTGGTCGCAGTCCGTTATGGCTACAACTATGGCGGCAATATCGACGACGCCGGCGCGGATATTGTGGTTGATTCGCTCGTGGAGCTTTTGTAACCTCATCCAGATCTTTGAACAATCCTTTCTCGGAGTATCCTCGTGCGGGGACTGAAACTGACTGCAAATGCGCGTAGCGTGCTGACCTCACGCGCAACCCGATGGTGGCGATGGCGCACCGGCTGATTGTCAGCCCGGCGAGTGCGTCCCGTTCTGCACTTGCCTGAAACCGGCCCTGCAGTGCCCGTTCCTACGGAGAGCTGTGGAGGCTTGAGCAGATCAGATTTCAGGAAGCCGATTCATGACACCCGAACAGTTCGCCGACCTAACCGAGGCCGGCTATAACCGCATCCCTGTCCAACGCGAAGTCCTGGCCGATCTGGACACGCCGCTGAGCACCTACCTCAAGCTGGCCAACGGTCCCTATACCTACCTGTTTGAATCCGTCACCGGCGGCGAAAAATGGGGCCGCTACTCGATCATCGGCCTGCCCTGCCGCGAAATCCTGCGGGTGCAGGGCGACCAGATCACCATCACCCGCGATGGCGACGTGATCGAGACCCATACCAGCAGCGATCCGTTGGCCTTCGTTGAAGACTATCAGGCACGGTTCAACTCACCGGACCTGCCGGGACTGCCGCTCTTCAACGGCGGCCTGGTCGGCTACTTCGGCTACGACACCGTACGCTTTATCGAGAAGCGCCTGGCCAACACCTGCCCGCCGGACAAGCTGGGCACACCGGATATCCTGTTGATGGTGTCCGACGAGGTGGTGGTCTTCGACAACCTGCGCGGCAAACTACACCTGATCGTGCACGTAAACCCCTCCGACACCGACGGGCTGGCCGATGCGGAACGTCGTTTGAATGCGTTGGAAGATCGGCTCCATCGTCAGACCGCCGATGCGCCGGTGACCCCGGAAGCGCTACGCGGCACCCAGGTGGACGAGACCGATTTCGTCTCCGGCTTTACCGAAGAGCGCTTCAAGGAGGCTGTCGGCACCATCAAGAACTACGTGCTCGACGGCGACGTCATGCAGACGGTGATTTCCCAGCGCATGTCGATTCCCTTCGCTGCACCGCCGCTAAACCTTTATCGCTCGCTGCGGGTGCTTAACCCGTCGCCCTACATGTATTTCCTCGACCTCGACGATTTCCATATCGTTGGCTCTTCGCCGGAAATCCTGGCGCGGGTCGAAGACGAGCAGGTCACCGTGAGGCCCATCGCCGGCACCCGCAAACGCGGAGCCACCGAAGCCGAGGACCGCGCGCTCGAAGCCGAGCTGGTGGCCGACCCGAAAGAGATCGCCGAGCACTTAATGCTGATCGACCTGGGCCGCAACGACGCCGGCCGGGTCTCGGAAACCGGCACCGTGCGCCTGACCGAGAAAATGGCGGTGGAACGCTATTCCCACGTCATGCATATCGTCTCCAACGTCACCGGCCGACTGTTGCCGGACACCTCCTGCATTGACGTGCTGCGTGCCACTCTGCCCGCGGGCACCCTGAGCGGCGCACCCAAAATCCGCGCCATGGAGATTATCGACGAACTGGAGCCGGTCAAACGCGGCGTCTACGGCGGTGCTGTCGGTTACTTATCGTGGAACGGTAATATGGATACGGCCATTGCCATCCGCACCGCGGTGATCAAGGACGAAACCCTACATATCCAGGCCGGCGCTGGCATCGTCGCCGATTCGGTGCCCCGTCTCGAATGGAAAGAGACGATGAACAAGGGCCGCGCCATTTTCCGCGCGGTCGCCATGGCACTGAACGCGTTCGACCGCTAAGCGAGGAACTATGGAACCTCTGATTGAATCTATTGGCGATTCTGCAAGCCTTGAGGGCCTTTCTGGCAAGGCGCGAATCGCCGGGAATGGTGGTTCCATTGCCAAGATTCGCAACGCAGTCCAGAAAGGTCCTCAAGGCTTGCCCGAAGGGGCTCGCCCTGAAAGCCGGACTCCGCGTTGCGGCTTCTTGAAAGACAACCAGCCTTCCTGCACAGCCGCGCCTTGATTCCGGCTTTCAGGGCGAGCCAGAATCGCCAATAGATTCAATCAGAGGTTCCCTATGTTACTGATGATCGACAACTACGATAGCTTCACCTACAACGTGGTCCAGTACCTTGCCGAGCTGGGCGCAGAGGTGAAGGTTTACCGCAACGATGAAATCACCATTGAACAGATCGAAGCGCTCAACCCGGAACGGCTGGTCGTTTCACCCGGCCCCTGTACGCCCAACGAAGCGGGCATTTCCTTGGCGGCCATTCGCCATTTCGCCGGACGTCTGCCGATTCTCGGCGTCTGCCTCGGCCACCAGGCGATTGGCCAGGTCTACGGTGGTAACGTCATTCGTGCCGGCCAGGTGATGCACGGCAAGACATCGCCCGTCTTCCACGCCGACAAAGGTGTTTTTCGCGGCCTCAACAATCCGCTGGAAGCGACCCGCTACCACAGCCTGGTGATCGATAAGGAGCAGCTTCCGGATTGCCTGGAAGTCACCGCCTGGACCCGCAACGGCGACGGTTCCGTCGAGGAAATCATGGGGGTGCGCCACAAGACGCTGCCGATCGAAGGCGTCCAGTTCCACCCGGAATCCATCATGACCGAACAGGGCCACGAGCTGCTGCGTAACTTCCTGCGCATGCCGTCCTCCGCCCCGGAACAGGCGGCCTGAGCGTCACGGACTAGAGAGAGATCGCAATGGATATCAAAGCTGCACTGAATCGCATCGTCGAGAACCTGGACCTCTCCACCGAGGAGATGAAAGCGGTGATGCGCATCGTCATGAACGGCGAAGCCACCGACGCCCAGATCGGCGCCCTGCTGATGGGCCTGCGCATGAAGAGCGAGACCATCGACGAAATCACCGGGGCCACCGAGGTCATGCGGGAGTTGGTTACGGGTGTCACCATCGAGACCAACAACCTGGTGGATATCGTCGGCACCGGCGGCGACGGCGCCAATTTGTTCAACGTTTCGTCTGCCGCCTCCTTTGTGGTCGCAGCCGCTGGCGGCGCCGTTGCCAAGCACGGCAACCGGTCGGTCTCATCGAAAAGCGGCAGCGCAGATCTGCTGGAAAAAGCCGGGATCAATCTCAATATGACCCCGGAACAGGTCGCACGCTGCGTAGAGGAAATCGGCGTCGGCTTTATGTTCGCGCCGTCCCATCACGGCGCCATGAAGTACGCCATCGGCCCGCGCAAAGAGCTGGGCATGCGCACGCTCTTCAACATCGTCGGCCCCATGACCAACCCGGCCGGCGTCAAGCGTCAGTTGATCGGCGTATTTACCGAGCGCCTGTGCCGTCCCATGGCGGAAGTCCTGCAGCGACTGGGCAGCGAGCACATCATGGTCGTGCACTCCAAGGATGGCCTGGATGAAATCAGCCTGGCCAACAAGACCCACGTGGCTGAATTGAAAGACGGCCAGATCACCGAATACGACATCGCGCCGGAAGATTTCGGGATCAAAAGCCAGAGCTTGGTGGGCCTCACAGTGGACAGCTCCGAAGAGTCCCTGGCCATGGTCCAGGCCGCACTAGGCCGTGGCCACACCGAGAACGTCGACAAGGCCCGCGACCTGATCGCCCTGAATGCTGGCGCGGCCATCTATGTGGCCGGTTTGGCGAGCACCGTTGCGGAAGGCGTCGATCTTGCCCAGGACGCCATCGGCAGCGGGCTCGC
Coding sequences:
- the trpE gene encoding anthranilate synthase component I, which codes for MTPEQFADLTEAGYNRIPVQREVLADLDTPLSTYLKLANGPYTYLFESVTGGEKWGRYSIIGLPCREILRVQGDQITITRDGDVIETHTSSDPLAFVEDYQARFNSPDLPGLPLFNGGLVGYFGYDTVRFIEKRLANTCPPDKLGTPDILLMVSDEVVVFDNLRGKLHLIVHVNPSDTDGLADAERRLNALEDRLHRQTADAPVTPEALRGTQVDETDFVSGFTEERFKEAVGTIKNYVLDGDVMQTVISQRMSIPFAAPPLNLYRSLRVLNPSPYMYFLDLDDFHIVGSSPEILARVEDEQVTVRPIAGTRKRGATEAEDRALEAELVADPKEIAEHLMLIDLGRNDAGRVSETGTVRLTEKMAVERYSHVMHIVSNVTGRLLPDTSCIDVLRATLPAGTLSGAPKIRAMEIIDELEPVKRGVYGGAVGYLSWNGNMDTAIAIRTAVIKDETLHIQAGAGIVADSVPRLEWKETMNKGRAIFRAVAMALNAFDR
- a CDS encoding aminodeoxychorismate/anthranilate synthase component II, translating into MLLMIDNYDSFTYNVVQYLAELGAEVKVYRNDEITIEQIEALNPERLVVSPGPCTPNEAGISLAAIRHFAGRLPILGVCLGHQAIGQVYGGNVIRAGQVMHGKTSPVFHADKGVFRGLNNPLEATRYHSLVIDKEQLPDCLEVTAWTRNGDGSVEEIMGVRHKTLPIEGVQFHPESIMTEQGHELLRNFLRMPSSAPEQAA
- a CDS encoding DUF3530 family protein produces the protein MQQIKRRWRLLSIVLGALGTASVAAQTTEQAETEGNAGDVAKEAPATASPSRPFISTQLHSESLAAQFPGQAVWLDVGGDDRVLGLLEREIESPAKGAILILADEGQTADAALAGALRRPLASAGWAAMTLGLEPPPYPLVRARNQPPAAPKDAGEAVQSPEQGEGNATGSAETAGDAGSVIDVIDKADLDQLRQDYRDKLDAQIGAAIAHLRAQGYQRVALAGIGHGAAPVASSSLNGSGAGANEPQALIWVAPTVEAADLDALAGAQAAELQVLDLRSSRTPDRAANEHRSAVRRSGFRGYAQQQIAMQARPTAQDARQVASRISAWLQRRFVSP
- the trpD gene encoding anthranilate phosphoribosyltransferase encodes the protein MDIKAALNRIVENLDLSTEEMKAVMRIVMNGEATDAQIGALLMGLRMKSETIDEITGATEVMRELVTGVTIETNNLVDIVGTGGDGANLFNVSSAASFVVAAAGGAVAKHGNRSVSSKSGSADLLEKAGINLNMTPEQVARCVEEIGVGFMFAPSHHGAMKYAIGPRKELGMRTLFNIVGPMTNPAGVKRQLIGVFTERLCRPMAEVLQRLGSEHIMVVHSKDGLDEISLANKTHVAELKDGQITEYDIAPEDFGIKSQSLVGLTVDSSEESLAMVQAALGRGHTENVDKARDLIALNAGAAIYVAGLASTVAEGVDLAQDAIGSGLAMGKMTELADFSHCF
- a CDS encoding phosphoglycolate phosphatase — its product is MRHLFNGQWPDTALFDLDGTLVDSAPDLATAIDAMLEATGRQPVGADRVRGWVGNGAQVLVKRALAGQFDYQTGTPFSDDDFQHALTLFFDTYSDMNGRLSSVYAGVEPFLKALVAENVRLGVVTNKPTAFTGPLLEKMDLHHWFKVSVCGDTLPVKKPDPEQIYHAVEALGGDMARTLMVGDSINDIQAAQRAGVPVVAVRYGYNYGGNIDDAGADIVVDSLVELL
- the rpe gene encoding ribulose-phosphate 3-epimerase, producing MLPDLIAPSILSADFARLGEEVDNVLAAGADVVHFDVMDNHYVPNLTIGPMVCEALRKHGVTAPIDVHLMVTPVDDLIRMFIDAGATYITFHPEASAHVDRSLQLIKNGGCQAGLVFNPATPLHHLDYVMDRIDMILLMSVNPGFGGQSFIPGTLDKLREARQRIDASKRDIRLEIDGGVKVDNIREIAAAGADTFVAGSAIFNTENYTATIAAMREQLALGRSV